A segment of the Mycobacterium intracellulare ATCC 13950 genome:
AAGCTGTTGGGTGGCAGGAACTTTGGCGAACAAGGCTTGCACGGCAGGTGGGGTGGCGACGTCCAAGCGCGGCAGCACCCAGCATGGGGTGCGCTGGAAAACCTTGACGAATTCGGCGCGTTTGACCAGCTCGGGGATGATCTGGATGGCGCTGGCACCGGTCCCGATGACCGCGACGCGCTTGCCCGCGAAGTCGTAATCGTGATCCCAGCGGGCGCTGTGGATCTTGTGCCCCTGGTAGCTGTCGAGGCCGCGGATGTCGGGGAAGCTGACGTCGGACAGGGGACCGGAAGCCAGCACGACGGTGCGGGCGCGAAATTTCTTGCGGTTCTTGGTGGTGGCGGTCCAGACGCCGGCGTCCTCGTCGAAGGACAAGCCCTTGACCTCGTGGCCGAACCTGATGCGGTTGCGGATGTCGAAGCGGTCCGCCATGTCCTCGAGGTGGCGATAGATTTCCGGGGCGGGGGAGTAGGTTCGCGACCAGGTCGGATTTTTGACGAATGAGTAGGAGTACAGCAGCGACGGGACGTCGCAGCTGGCACCCGGATATGTTGTGTCGCGCCAGGTTCCGCCGACGCGGTCCGCGCGCTCGAGTATCACGATGTCATCGACTCCGGCTTCGGCCAACCGGATTGCCGCGCCCAGTCCGGTGAAGCCGGCTCCGATGATGAGCGCCGCATGGGCGCCGTTGTTGTTCGCCATGCTCATGCCGCCGGCTCGTGGGTGAGTTCTCTGACCCACGTCGGTACCGACGGTAGCAGCGGCCGCGGATACCGGTCGGAAAGCCATACCATCGAATTCGCCAGCAGGTGGTACGGGTGGCGTGGATTCGTGACCACTCCGGCGTAGCGCCTTAGGAACCGGTAAGTCGGTACCCGGCTGGTGCGATCGCCGCGGTCGCCAAGCTCTCTAAAGCGTTTCACGGCCCGGTAAAGCCGCTCGGGCTCCATACCCATGGCGATGATCTCGTTGCGGATCCTGTTGATCAGCGGTGCACCCATGATCGCACCGATGATGAGACCCGGAGTGGCATTGTGACCGACGAAGTCGATCAGCAACCGCCGGATCTTCGCGTGCCCGATCATGTCGAGAACTTCGAAATCGACGACCAGGTGGCGCGATTCGTCGTTGTTGATCTTCTCGAAGACCTGGTGACAAACGGGATCGTGCACCTCGTCGAGGAGGAATTTCAACAGGGCGCCGTCCAGCGCGACTTCGAGCATCGGGATGACGGTGCCGAGCAGAGACAGCGGCATGTCGTCGGCCCAGCGGTCCAGCCAGTCGATGGCCAGTCGGATGTTCACGTTCGGCTCGGGAATCTCACCGTCGGTGAGCATGCCCCAGCGCTTCATCAGCGCCAGTTCGGCGTTGGCGTGGCGCTGCTCCTCGGCGTGGAAGTAGCGGTAGATCTCGGCGATGGTCGGTGTGGGGGCCTTCTTCGCCAGTGCCGCAAAGCCTCTGGCGCCGATGTTCTCGATCCAGCACAGGTCGGCCATGAACGCCTTGAGCTGGGGCCGCTGTTCGTCACTGATCATGTCGGCGCCGGGGGCGTCCCAGTCGATATCGGCGAGTGCCCACTGCCGGTCTTTGATCTTGGCGAGCATGACTTCCATGTCGATGGCCATCGGGAACTCCTTTGCGTCGACGTGTTCAGGGCAGGTTGATGCGGGAGAGCAAGCCGGCCGTGCGCGTATAGGCCTGCGGGGCCAGGCGTTTGATGTTCCAGCCGACCTTGGCGTCGAACTGCGGCATGCAGTAGAGCTCGCCGCGGTCGTGTGCGTCCAGGCAGGTTCGCGCGACCTTCTCCGCGGACAATCCGGTCCAGCGCATCAATTTGGTGGCGAGTTCGCTGGATTGTTCGCTGATGCGGCCGGACTCGAGAATGTTGGTCTTTACGAAGGTCGGGCACAGCACGGTGACCCGCACCGGGGTTCCGGCGAGTTCGGCGGCCAGGGTTTCCGAGAGTGAAAGGACGCCGGCCTTACTGACGTTATAGGCGGCCATACCCGGGGCGGCGCCGAACGCCGCCGCGGAGGCCACGTTGATGATGCCCCGCGGCGCACGCGACTCGGCGTCGCGCAGGATCGGGGTGAACACATGGCAGCCGTGAATGGGGCCCCAGAGGTTGATCCCCAACGTCCACGCCCAATCGTCGAGCGGCGCATCGCCGATCGCGGCGCCGCCGGCACCGACACCGGCGTTGTTGATCACCAACGTGGGTGCCGCCGGGAACCACGCCTGCGATTGCTCGGCCAACGCCTGCACCTCGTCGAATCGCGATACGTCGCAACGGATCGCGATCGCCTTGCCGCCCTGCTCGGTGATCGCGTCGGCGGTCTTTTGCGCCGCGGTTTGGTCGATATCACTGCACACGACCGCGCCGCCGCGACGGCCGAGTTCGACGGCGAAGGCGGCGCCGATGCCGCTTCCGGCACCGGTCACCACCGCCGAAGCGCCGCGGCTGATTTTGGGCTTATTGAGTCCGAACATCGTCAGCGGGCCCCTTCGGTAACGGCGTGCGCATCCTGCAGGGCGTGCGCGATGAAGCGCGCGACATAGGCCATCGCCTTGGCGGCTTCGGGTGTCATGCGTGGCAGCGCCTGAAAGGCGTGCACCTGATGGGGCCAGATCTGCAGTTCGCATCTGCCACCGGCAGTTCGGATGTCGGCGGCGAGTTGGCGCGCGTCTTCTTGCAGCATCTCGGCGCCACCGGCCTGGATCAGGGTGGGTGGAAGCGCGGGGCCGCCGGCGACGTCGAGCGTCAGCCGTTGATGGGTGAGGTCGACGCCGCTGTGGTAGAGGCCGACCAACCGCACCGCGTTCGCGGCGCTGGTGGCGGGATCGGGGCGAATCCGCTCACGGGCGAGCGCCAATTCGAACGAGAGGTCGTACAGCGGCGAGAACAGCACCATGGCGGCGGGGTGCTCGACCCCGGGTTGTAGCAGCAGATCGACGGACAGGTGACCGCCCGCCGAATCTCCGGCGATCACAATGTGTTTCGGCGGTAGGCCGCACGTGTCGACCAGCCAGTCCCAGCCCGCGCGGACATCGTCGGCCGCGGTGGGGAAGCGATGCTTTGGGGCGAGTCGGTAGTCGATGCAGAACACCGGAAGGCCGGTCAAGGACGAAAGCCAGGATGTCAACCGGCGGTGCGTCTTGGGCGAACACACGGCGTACCCGCTGCCGTGCACGTAGTAGATGGCTCCGGCGGTGGTCGATGAGCGCTCGGTTTCGCTGGTGGGGGTGCGCGGCCCGTAGACCCATTCCCCTTTGACGCGGCGGCCGTCGGGCAGCCTGGTGTCGACCGGTTCGACGCGGGTGCCCGCGAGCGAGGGTCCAAAGGTGCCCATGATCCTGGCGATGATCTGGCGCGAGAGCCATAGCCCCCAAGCCCGCTCGGGCGGGATCACGCTGGTGATCGGCCGCAGGGTGTAGGCACTTACCGCTGCCGCCCCGCGGGATCGCAGCGACCCGCGAGCCGGAACACCGTCCGTCATACAACGCAGTCAATACCAAATGGTGACATTCGTCAATGGCAGCTTGGGTGTCACGTTCTCAGTTGAGATGTCATATGGATGTCAGTTATGACACGAACTTGAGACGCTGATGTCTAACTGGCCCGAGTGCAGATCGGCCATCGTGCGCCGGGTTGCCACGATTTCCTCATCGAGCCGCGACACGTAGGGCGCTCGGCCTCACAAGCCTCGGCGGCCAATTGCAGCTGTGACCTCATAATCGAGAGCGGCTAGCATCCGGCAAAAACGCATCGGGTAGCACAGCTCTCGTTTCGGACAATGTTCTGAACGGCTGTGAAGCCTCTACACCTCAGAAAGGCCAGATGGATGACGCAAAAACTACGACCTCATTTCGAAGACGTGCAGGCTCATTACGACCTGTCTGACGACTTCTTCCGTCTTTTCCTTGACCCGACACAGACCTACAGCTGCGCCTACTTCGAGCGTGAGGACATGACGCTGGAAGAGGCGCAGATCGCCAAGATCGACCTGGCGCTGGGCAAGCTGGGCCTGCAGCCGGGTATGACACTGCTCGACGTGGGCTGCGGCTGGGGTGCCACGATGCGCCGGGCGATCGAGAAATACGATGTCTCCGTCGTCGGCCTGACGTTGAGCAAGAACCAAGTCGCCCACGTGCAGAAGACATTCGACGAGATGGACACGCAGCGCAGCCGCCGGGTGCTGCTGCAGGGGTGGGAACAGTGGGACGAGCCCGTCGACAGGATCGTGTCGATCGGCGCGTTCGAGCATTTCGGCCACGAACGCTACGACGACTTCTTCAAGATGGCCCACGACGTGCTGCCCGACGACGGTGTGATGCTGCTGCATACCATCACGGCGTTGACCGGTCCGCAGATCGTGGAGCGCGGCATGCCGCTGACCTTCGAGCTGGCCCGTTTCATCAAGTTCATGGTCACCGAGATCTTTCCGGGCGGCCGGCTGCCGTCGATCGAGAAGGTGGAGGAGCACTCGTCGAGGGCGGGTTTCACACTGACTCGCCGCCAGTCGCTGCAGCCGCACTACGCCCGCACCCTCGATTTGTGGGCGGCGGCGCTCGAGGCCAATAAGGACAAAGCCATCGAGATCCAGTCCGAAGAGGTCTACGAGCGCTACATGCGCTACTTGACAGGCTGCGCCAACGGATTTCGGGTCGGCTACATCGACGTCAACCAATTCACCCTGGCAAAGTAGCCTCTGGCATTGCCAGACGCCGGACTCGCAAGTCGGCTCAGCCGAATATAGACGCTTAGGAAAATTGGCGATCCGCCGTTGCCGCGATAACGGCGGCGGGAGGAACGCGCTCGGGCCGCCGCTCCGTATGCAGAGCCGGGAGGCTGTGGCGCCGTCTCGGTGCGTCGCCGCTTCACCGCGGTTGATGGTCGCTGGGACGCGGCCGCAGAAGGGATTGCAGGTAGCGGAGCCGAAGTATATGGTCGGCGGCTATGACGCACGGCCACTCAGAACTCAAGCCGAATGTCGATCATATCCAGTCGCACTACGACTGGTCCAACGAGTTTTTTCGGCTTTGGCTCGATCCGAGCATGACCTACAGCTGCGCCTACTTCGAGCGCGACGACATGACGCTGGAAGAGGCGCAGCGCGCCAAGATCGACTTGGCGTTGGGCAAGCTGGGCCTGCGGCCCGGGATGACGCTGCTCGACATCGGTTGCGGCTGGGGCTCGACCATGCGGCGCGCGGTCGAAAAGTACGACGTCAATGTCATCGGATTGACATTGAGCGAGAACCAATTGGCGCACTGCCGGCAAAAGTTCGACGAAATGGACAGCCCGCGCTTCAAAGAGGTGCGGCTGCACGGCTGGGAGGATTTCGACGAGCCGGTGGACCGCATCGTGTCACTGGGGGCGTTCGAGCACTTCGCCGATGGCATCGGCACCTACGAGCGCTACGCCGACTTCTTCAAGATGTGTTACAACGTGCTGCCCGAGGACGGCGTCATGCTGCTGCACAGCATCGTGTTGCCCAGCGCTGAGGAGGCCGAGCAGCTCGGGCTGAAGCGGACGATGTCGCTGATGCGGTTCATCAGCTTCATCCGTAAAGAGATCTACCCGGGGGGTCGCTTGCCGATGATTTCGGTGGTCGATGAATACGCGACCGGGGCGGGTTTCCAGATCACTCGTCACCACCGGATCGGGTCGAATTACGTGCGCACGTTGGACACTTGGGCGAAGGGTCTGGAAGCGCATAAGGACGAGGCGATTGAGCTCAAGGGCCAGCAGATGTATGAGACGTTCATGAAATATCTGACCGGCTGCCGCGAGCTGTTCCGGGACGGCTACACGGACGTTTGTCAGTTCACCATGGAAAAGCGGGCCGCGTAGCCCGCTACCGCTGCGTCTTCCTCAGAAAGCCACACCGTACGGGGTACGCGTCGCCGCCTCGAATTTAACCTGCTCGAGCGCGGCCCCCGTCGCGCCACATCTGGCGGCGCTCGGCGAACCACAGCCGCGTGTTGTGCCGAATCGTGCGGGCGATCAACCTCGCCGACGCGATCGTGTCAAGGCTGTCCACCACAGAGAACCGGCGTAATCCATTCGGCCAGAACGGGATCGGTCTCCGCGGCGCCGAGTAACTGGTCGAAGGTTTTTTCCATCGGGCGGTACCGCCGCGGGATCCGTCGGCTAGCATGGTGAAGGTCAAATCGGCGATAGCATTCATCATCCACACCGGGTGGTGGTCTTGGCAGTGGGGGTTGATCGTGCGCGTCGCGTGACGGCGCTATTGTCGTTTCATGCCTGATCGCCAACCGCTGGCGGCGTTTCTTCGGGCCCGTCGAGAACGGTTGAAACCGGCTGATGTAGGCCTTGCCGAGGGCGGGCGTCGCCGGGTGGCGGGTTTGCGCCGTGAGGAAGTCGCGATGCTTGCCGGCATTAGCGCCGACTATTACCTGCGACTCGAGCAAGGCCGAACGAGTCAGCCCTCTGATCAGGTGCTCGCGGCTTTAGCCAGCGCGTTACAACTCAGCGATGACGCGACCGAGTACATGCGCAACTTGGCTCGCCCCGCTCTCACACGCCGATCCAGGGTCCCTGCGTCGGCCGAGGACGTTGATCTCGGCCTGCGGACGTTGATCGACAACTGGCAGCTGATTCCCGCGTATGTGCAGGACCGGCATATGAACGTTTTGGCCGCCAACTCAATGGCCCAGGCGCTGCTGCCTTATTTCGCACCGGGATTCAACCAGCTGCGGACAGCGTTCCTGGACCCGGACTTTCCCGCCTGGGTGGACAACTGGGACGAGGTCACCGACATGCTCGTATCGTGGCTTCGGTTCAACATTGCCGAAGACAGCCCCGCCGATCCCGAATTTCAAGCTCTCATCGACGAGCTCAGCGACGCGAGCCAGCAATTCCGCACTTTGTGGGCACGCCAAGAGGTCAAGCAGAAGACGAGCGGACCGGCTCCATTCCAAAACCCCAGAGTTGGGCCGCTCGCGCTGTGCTATCGGGTATTCATGCTGCCCGACACGAAGCAGACGATGATTGCCTACTACGCCGAACCTGGCACGCCTTCGGAGGAACGCCTGCGAGAGCTCTCCAGCCTCGTGCATTCGCCGTAGGCCGTCACCCGGTTTCGCTTGGTTGTCATCACACCGCTGATTCGAGGCGGCTCGTTGGGGCGCGGGGCGTCCGCAGTCATCCACTCGAATTAGGTTGGCTCAGCGCGGCTTCAGCGGCCGCGCGTGGAGCCTGTGACTGCCAATACCAGGAAAACTTGACTCTGGATACCGGCCCGGTGCCGCGCCAACATGGGCCGTGAGCATTCGTCGCCCGCCCCGTGGGCAGCGGCACGCCTAGGAGGTTTTGATGACAGAACTATTGGATTGGGACGACGCCTACCACGAGGACGGGATCTTCAGCGGCCACCCACCATGGGGCATCGGTCGACCACAGCCACAAATCGCCGACCTCATCAGGCAAGGCGCTTTTCGAAGCGATGTGCTCGACGCCGGCTGCGGATACGGTGAAACGTCGCTTGTATTAGCAGCATTGGGCTACACCGTCGTCGGAGTCGACCGAAGCGTGATCGCGATAGCCGAGGCGGTCGCGGAGCGCCGCCGCCGACGGCTGCCCAACGCAAGGTTCGTGGCGTCCGACATCACCTCCCTTACCGGTTACGAAGGCCGGTTTGCGACCGTCGTCGACAGCGCGTTGTTTCACGCACTCCCGGTAACGCGACGCGACGACTACTTGCATTCGATACAGCTGGCGGCGGCGCCTGGCGCGTCGCTGTACATCCTGACGTTCACCCAGGATGCGTTCCCCGAAGATCCGGGATATCCGATTCCCAATGTGGTAACGAGAAACGAACTGCGCGAAGCAGTTAGCAGACATTGGACCATCGATGAGATCCGCCCGGCGTTCATTCATGCGCACGCGCCCCAAACCCGTTCAGGTCGCAAGTTCGATGTGGACGCCGACGGTCGCGAAAAGCTGCCTGCGTTTCTTCTGACCGCTCACCGGCCGTGACGAAACAAGCGGCGGTGATGTCTGACGAGGTGGTCGCGATGGCCATCAGCGTGTGTCCCCGCCGAAACCATCACCCGCAAAGACGAATTCGTTCCTCGGGCGACGGCAGCGACTTGGAAGTCGGCCGGCTGGACGCGGATAACTCTTTCGCAGCTGCACGACTCTGTTAGGAGATAACGTGACACCTGTCTCGACGTACGTGCTGATCCCAGGCGGCTGGCATGCAGCGTGGTGCTGGTGGCCGGTGGCCAAGCGGCTTCGCGCGGCAGGCCATCACGCGATCGCGTTGACCCTACCGGGCCTCGACGATGGCGACGACCCGTCGGGTTATCGGCTCACGGACGCTGTGGATTACGTCGTCAGCCAAGTACGCGGGCTGCAACTCGACGTGATTCTGGTTGCGCACAGTTGGGGCGGCTATCCCGCTACCGGCGCGGCGGAAATCCTGACGGACAAGGTCAGGAAGGTCATCTACTTCAACGCGCTGGTGCCGGTGCGCGGCAGGTCGCTGGTGGACGATCACCCACCAGCCGGCCGCGACTTGCTATTGAGGTTGATCAACGAGTCGCCTGATGGCGCGGTCGCGCCGAGCTTGGCATATGTTGAAGAGCTGTTTATGCAAGACGCGGCGCCGGAAATGCAGCGGATGGTAGCCGACCTCCTGGCGCCGCAGCCCGGTGGTTACTTCCTCGACGCCTTGAATGTCGATCCAGCAGATCTCGGTGTTGCTACCGCATACATCGCCAGCGACAGCGATTGCGCACCCCAATGGCCGGCGGCGGAATTCGCATCCCGACTCGGCGTCGAACCCGTCTACGTGCCGGGGACCCACCTGAGCATGCTGACCCACCCAGACGAG
Coding sequences within it:
- a CDS encoding SDR family NAD(P)-dependent oxidoreductase, translating into MFGLNKPKISRGASAVVTGAGSGIGAAFAVELGRRGGAVVCSDIDQTAAQKTADAITEQGGKAIAIRCDVSRFDEVQALAEQSQAWFPAAPTLVINNAGVGAGGAAIGDAPLDDWAWTLGINLWGPIHGCHVFTPILRDAESRAPRGIINVASAAAFGAAPGMAAYNVSKAGVLSLSETLAAELAGTPVRVTVLCPTFVKTNILESGRISEQSSELATKLMRWTGLSAEKVARTCLDAHDRGELYCMPQFDAKVGWNIKRLAPQAYTRTAGLLSRINLP
- a CDS encoding alpha/beta hydrolase — encoded protein: MTDGVPARGSLRSRGAAAVSAYTLRPITSVIPPERAWGLWLSRQIIARIMGTFGPSLAGTRVEPVDTRLPDGRRVKGEWVYGPRTPTSETERSSTTAGAIYYVHGSGYAVCSPKTHRRLTSWLSSLTGLPVFCIDYRLAPKHRFPTAADDVRAGWDWLVDTCGLPPKHIVIAGDSAGGHLSVDLLLQPGVEHPAAMVLFSPLYDLSFELALARERIRPDPATSAANAVRLVGLYHSGVDLTHQRLTLDVAGGPALPPTLIQAGGAEMLQEDARQLAADIRTAGGRCELQIWPHQVHAFQALPRMTPEAAKAMAYVARFIAHALQDAHAVTEGAR
- the mmaA2 gene encoding cyclopropane mycolic acid synthase MmaA2, translated to MTQKLRPHFEDVQAHYDLSDDFFRLFLDPTQTYSCAYFEREDMTLEEAQIAKIDLALGKLGLQPGMTLLDVGCGWGATMRRAIEKYDVSVVGLTLSKNQVAHVQKTFDEMDTQRSRRVLLQGWEQWDEPVDRIVSIGAFEHFGHERYDDFFKMAHDVLPDDGVMLLHTITALTGPQIVERGMPLTFELARFIKFMVTEIFPGGRLPSIEKVEEHSSRAGFTLTRRQSLQPHYARTLDLWAAALEANKDKAIEIQSEEVYERYMRYLTGCANGFRVGYIDVNQFTLAK
- a CDS encoding cyclopropane mycolic acid synthase family methyltransferase: MTHGHSELKPNVDHIQSHYDWSNEFFRLWLDPSMTYSCAYFERDDMTLEEAQRAKIDLALGKLGLRPGMTLLDIGCGWGSTMRRAVEKYDVNVIGLTLSENQLAHCRQKFDEMDSPRFKEVRLHGWEDFDEPVDRIVSLGAFEHFADGIGTYERYADFFKMCYNVLPEDGVMLLHSIVLPSAEEAEQLGLKRTMSLMRFISFIRKEIYPGGRLPMISVVDEYATGAGFQITRHHRIGSNYVRTLDTWAKGLEAHKDEAIELKGQQMYETFMKYLTGCRELFRDGYTDVCQFTMEKRAA
- a CDS encoding helix-turn-helix transcriptional regulator; the encoded protein is MPDRQPLAAFLRARRERLKPADVGLAEGGRRRVAGLRREEVAMLAGISADYYLRLEQGRTSQPSDQVLAALASALQLSDDATEYMRNLARPALTRRSRVPASAEDVDLGLRTLIDNWQLIPAYVQDRHMNVLAANSMAQALLPYFAPGFNQLRTAFLDPDFPAWVDNWDEVTDMLVSWLRFNIAEDSPADPEFQALIDELSDASQQFRTLWARQEVKQKTSGPAPFQNPRVGPLALCYRVFMLPDTKQTMIAYYAEPGTPSEERLRELSSLVHSP
- a CDS encoding class I SAM-dependent methyltransferase, yielding MTELLDWDDAYHEDGIFSGHPPWGIGRPQPQIADLIRQGAFRSDVLDAGCGYGETSLVLAALGYTVVGVDRSVIAIAEAVAERRRRRLPNARFVASDITSLTGYEGRFATVVDSALFHALPVTRRDDYLHSIQLAAAPGASLYILTFTQDAFPEDPGYPIPNVVTRNELREAVSRHWTIDEIRPAFIHAHAPQTRSGRKFDVDADGREKLPAFLLTAHRP
- a CDS encoding alpha/beta fold hydrolase; protein product: MTPVSTYVLIPGGWHAAWCWWPVAKRLRAAGHHAIALTLPGLDDGDDPSGYRLTDAVDYVVSQVRGLQLDVILVAHSWGGYPATGAAEILTDKVRKVIYFNALVPVRGRSLVDDHPPAGRDLLLRLINESPDGAVAPSLAYVEELFMQDAAPEMQRMVADLLAPQPGGYFLDALNVDPADLGVATAYIASDSDCAPQWPAAEFASRLGVEPVYVPGTHLSMLTHPDEVAKAIMAA